Sequence from the Solea senegalensis isolate Sse05_10M linkage group LG1, IFAPA_SoseM_1, whole genome shotgun sequence genome:
GAGAGCGGGGTGTGAGTCAGCACTTTGGAACAACAGAAATTAAGATTTTTGTTCTTGATGAACAGGGAAAGGGGAACAACAGAAAATATGACGAGCGTTGAAGACAGAGGATGGTGGGCCAGTAAAACTGAATATATTCTGGTGGTTGCAGGAAATATGGTCGGTTTGGGCAATGTGTGGAGATTCCCTTACCTCTGCTACAAGAACGGTGGAGGTGAATCATGCAAACTTTTTTGTATTAGcagagatgtttttattttgatgaatgTTTGGGGACTGGTGGTTAAATGCAACAACTTTTCAGGAGCTTTTCTTGTGCCATATTGTCTGTTTGCTGCTGTGGTTGGGATTCCTCTGTTCTTGCTGGAGTCTGCAATGGGTCAATACACACAGGAAGGATGCGTCACCTGCTGGAAGAAGCTGCTTCCTCTGGCAAAAGGTGAGTTGCATGCCCAGGTCAGCAGAGAAGCaatattagaaaataaaaacaaacggttaaaaaaatcaattctaaaTGTTTCAGACCACATTTCCAGAAAAGTTGGGACACTTTCAAAATTCTATAAAAACTTAAATGTGTGATAAGGTAATGTACAATTCTTGTTGTGTACAACCATGAAGTGAACATAGTCTTCCAGTACCAATGCATAAGTAGAAATATAGTGAATATGCACCGGGGGGTGACTCCGCCCCCCCATGAAAGCATAGCACATATGGCTGGAtgtcagtgtgattgacagctagtattgTTCAGGTGGTGCATCTAAAATTGCTTTGGCAAAATGACAGGCTTGAAAACGGGTTTAGATTGTTGCGGGTGGTCACAACTGGTTTTCAAGACTTGAGCTTCTCAACAACGCGCGGTTACCATTGTCACTCCACGTCTACACAGCCACACTGTTGTAACAGAATGTACAGAATGACACCTGGCACTGACATGGAGTTTGCGGTAAAAGACGTTGTCTCGATGGGACCATATACGTCTCTCCAAACTTTTACTCATCTATGtgatcacacattcacacatggcAGTTTTTGCaccttttgttaaataaaagaagGTTTGCCATTCAACAAGTTGTAGATTTTAATTTCTGTTGCATTTTAAGTTGGTGTCCAAACTTTTCTTGACTTTGAAATTGTACTTGTGGACTTTTCTCTCCTTAGGAATAGGATACGGGCAATTAGTGTTGAGACTTTATGACTTCAGCTACGTTATTGTCCAAGTCTGGACTCTTGTCTacctgtttttttcattcacaccCCAGCTGCCCTGGGCCAGCTGTGACCACGCCTGGAATTCAGGTAAAGGGAAAACTGTGgagtttgatttcattttctcttaCAGTGAAATTCATATATCATTCAGATGATTTATGCCCTGACATGTGTACCTTATGTTCTTTAAAATGAGCCAACTGTGTCAGTCTATCGTCACCAAACGTCTCTGTAAATCAGACCACGTCGATCAACAACACTAACACCACCTCTGCTTCTCTTGAGTTCTGGGAGTGAGTCcaaatttcttttcttttttttttaatgacatttcactGTGTTAAAGATAATATACCAACCCATTCTagacatttattataaaatagtGCAACCCTAAACTTCTCTACACAGGCGGCGGGTTTTAGGCATGTCTGGTGGAATTGAGGAGCTGGGCAGTGTGAGATGGGAGCTGGCCTTGGCTCTTCTATTCTGCTGGGTGTGTTGCTACTTCAGTATCTGGAAAGGTATCAGGTCCACAGGAAAGGTGACATGATTTTATACACTCAAAGTTGCACATTGTTATTACCACCATTAAATCTGCATTATTTCTTTCTAATTTTAAGGTAGTATACTTCACTGCAACTTTCCCCTACGCGATGCTTCTGATTCTGCTCATCAGGGGAGTGACTTTACCTGGAGCATGGGACGGAATTCGTTATTACCTTTATCCAGATTTTAAACACCTGGTTAATCTTGAGGTATTTTATTATGATTCTGCACATTATTACCATGTACAGGACACAAGAGGCAGGCAGACTCTGCAAGTGAAGGAGTGGTTTTTACAGGGACTTTgtacaaaaatgacattgttgtgGCCGAAAATGCCCATACTTTGCTAAAGAAATTTACAGAAATATCCTCTACTGCTGAACGATACTCCCCAGCTAGACTTGTGTATATAATGCACCTTCTTTAATCATGACAGGTCTGGATAGAAGCAGGATCTCAAATATGCTTCTCCTATAGTTTGGCTTCGGGACTCCTAATTGTTTTGAGCAGTCATAATGAGTACAAAAACAACTGTTACAAGTaagtaatcattttattttgaaaggttggtttacaataaagaaaataaagatataatatgccaaatttctgcattaaaatatcgaaaaacaacaataaaaattgTACGTAATTTatacaaaatgtttccaaaatgttattttaaaggtaACACACAATTCGATCACCTTTCTCCGatgttttgtgtcactgagccaTGCGCGTATCGCTGAGTCAGTTGAAGCCTGAGATGCTTGGCTGGTGAGCAACGCTGTAAGTGTaccttgtgtgtctgtcaggcAACAGTGAGGGGCATTACTGAGCAGTGGTATATGACGTTCTCAGGATGAAAACAGGTTGGAAGTAATAGTATGGCCCGCACATAATCTGTTGTGTTTCTATTACGTggttggaatggtaaagccctgggtcaggcttgcttTTAGAAACTGACAACAGTAcctttacaaacaaaataaacaaaataaacaatcaatGTTGTACTGGAACATAAAGCGTAAATGACTCTACATTTTACGAATTGAATGTGTtctattgtgtttgtgtgtcaatgCAGAGACTGCTTTTGGCTGTGTCTGCTGAACAGTGGGACCAGTTTCTTTGCAGGATTCGTCATCTTCTCTCTTCTTGGATTCATGGCACAGAAACAAAGGGTCACTGTTGACAAAGTAGCTGAGTCAGGTAAACAATGCATCTTAAAGCTCgggcatttcatttcatttcatttctcaaacacaacatttcatcaGACAGGACAATATTTCACTAGTGCAGTGACTCTCAACCTGTTATGCACCACAGTACGTTTTtgatattgtaaaaaaaacatgaaatctgAGCCTGTTTAGGTGAAGATAAATGCAGAGCTCTTCAGTTAGGCTTGAAAACCCAAGCTGGCACAGATAAGTTGTGGAAAATGGGAGTAATGTTGAAGTAGCGTTGTTAGTCATAGTTGATTCCTAGGTAGCAGCCACTGTCTTGTCTTGTCAGAATCAAGATCTTAAAAATCAACTGCTGAGCTAAATGGGAACTCAGTGGAGTGTTAACCAATTATATCACACAGGGCAGCTGTGTCGATAAGTCCTTGCCATTTTTGGGTAAGTGGGAACATCTCAAGAGTAGACTTTTCCAGATGTTGACAGAAGAAGACCTTCGAAGGACATCcgcctgttttgtttgtgcctTTAACAGATTCACACATTTAGTTAAAGTTCCAACCCGAGTTTTGGGGGTGTAGCGTTAACAAAAAATGGGATGTACTGGTTGTTTTTCAAGCAGCTAGCTATTccttatttttcacattttcagacaCTGGTTTTCCAGTTTTAGGCCTAAATGCACAACAAATAATGctcttcaaatgtcttcttaTCACTGTCTGATTCACAGGTCCTGGTTTGTCCTTCATCGTGTACTCTGAGGCTACAGCTATGATGCCTTTGCCACAGTTCTGGAGTGTCTGCTTTTTCCTGATGGTCTTTTTCCTCAGTGTCGACACTCATGTGAATGATTTTGCTGCTATAACTGATATAACTGGAGCTTCATGGCCACAAAATGTCaatggtttatttttgtctccAGTTTGTGACAGTAGAGTGTTTTATCACATCACTGACCGACTTGTTTCCGAGGCATTTGCGTGGACCAGGAAGATATGAGGTCTTTCTCTTTCTCGTCTGTTTGTTCGTCTTTCTCATACAACTGACCTTAGTCACTGAGGTGAGcggaatttttttttgtcttaatgacagttacattttcaaaaagaaaaaatacttcTCATGTTaaaaccttgtctctttctgctGTAGGGAGGGATATACGTGTTCCTACTCATCGATTATTATGGTTGTACCAGGGCctatcattattttatgattttatcaGAGTCTGTGGCTCTTGCCTGGTGTTTTGGTAAATATAATTCCTATTTGAATGTTATTCTCAGTGTATGTCTGCAGCATGAATGTTTGAGTGTTGGATTTAGTTTTATAGAGCTTGTTGGTGTTGGTTGGATTTCCTTAATGTAACAAATTATTCCGATAAGATGGTTGgatgatttcttttattattttgtgctaCCTTAATGAAAGTCTTATGTCACTATCATAAAACCTAAAGCTGGTGTCATTCACAGTCTGTACATTTCTCAGGTTCTGACCAGATTATGAACAGCATTGAGGACATGACAGGACACAGACCATCTATTTTCTTCCACGTGTGCTGGAAATACATTCTTCCCGTGTTGTCACTGGtgagagaaacatgttttaatgaacAATATTTTAGCTGCATTGTTCTAATTCTAAGAGCAGTGGTGTTCCTAGGGATTTGTCTTTAGTATACAGAATTTAAGGGGGTTGcaaaaaatgttgctgtgaaataaatgaattagcTGTTCTGAGCCTCAGACAATTGCCTTCTTTACCTACCCTGAGTCAAAGTTCATTGTGAAAAATCTGGATAAAAGTGGTCTAATGGTGTTCAAGTAGTAGTAGCAGGATAATAgtgcacatttcacacatttttctaaAAGAGCTGAAGGTGCTGCACATAAAAAGCGTAACGATAAATCCTACTATGAGAAACATGAGCATCTGTACAAGTCTCTGGTCAATCCATCCATAGTTACTGAGACCTATCAGTGTAGATCAAAGTGAACAGTCAATGGAATCACACTGCTGCTATACATTATTTTCTAAAGAACTGAGAGCTTAATACTGTTATATGATCTAGCAAGACTAGTTTTTCCTGACaatttggttgtttttcatgactAACACCTACCTCACACAATATTATTCTCAATTTTCTGGTTGCTGAACTGGTAGTCACTTAGGACATAATTTAAAAGACTGATCATTTCCTGGTGCATGATTATTAATCTCCAGAGTCCAGGTTACGGTGGCTGAAACgcaaacagaaatacaaaaccAGGTCATGATATCAAAAACTTTGAACCATGATTAAGATCTTCAAACTGTGGGTATGCATGGCATACAATATTTGTTTACCCATGGGTATTTGAAAAGGTGTACTATGTACTTTCACATTTGGAACTCTTCATCATTTTAACTTTTACAGACTTCCTTCATCTTGTACCTTGTTGGTTACACACACCTCAAGATTAATGACTGGTACGTCTATCCTGACTGGGCGTATACACTGGGGTGGGCAATGACCCTCTCCTCTATTCTCATCGGGCCACTGTGGGCAGCTGGACAGTGGTGGGTGACACCAGGAACCTTTGCACAGGTCAGTGTCCTCTCATTCTGCATCTCATAATATCTGGCCACTCACAAATTGACATTCTCCGATTCCAATGAAACCCAAGTTGTAGGCTCAATCTCTCCTTGTGGGTGAACTTCTGATGCACACCTGTTGCCTGATGAAGGACCTCAAGACCTCAACTGTGTCCTGCTCAATAGCACTTGCTGTAGGCAAGGCTGCTCATTCTGATCATGAGCAATGTTGGAAACAGCAGTAGTGAGGTGCTGCCATGTTGCAGTGGCTGTCCTCTGACAGCCAAAATGACCTTTGTGAGTGTCATTGAAGTGAAAGTAGTTTAAACCTCCTCACTTGTCATGTTCTCTTTTTGTCTTCCAGCGATGGACCGTCCTTCGTCGTCCTGTTGCAGATCGAGCCAGGCAGACGAGAGAAACGGGAGAGGAAGGGACGACCGTTGAACTGATGACGTCTAGAGTGACAGCCTAATGTGCTCGAAATGTCACATTGACAACACACATCCTGTATTTGGTCAATCATAAGAGGAAATGCATGTTACTTATCATTTCATCATGTAGCAGCAATCCTTAACCATCAAATTGATCCCAGTCCTCACAAAGTTAGTTTTtactttgtgactttgtgtcagGACATATTCTTTAGTAATACACTTTCTACCATTTGATTTTAAACAAGGTAATCGATGTAATTCTGAAATCTGTCACCGTATTCTCATATCCCATCTTTGACTTTACTGTACATCACCGTCTACTTCTTCATCATTGGTGTCTCATTAAAGATATCTTCAATTCAGTATTTTGTGCATTACAGATGCATCTCTCTGATCATCTTTAGAGATGTTCTGACAAACCATCCAATGACTCAGGAGGGGAAAGCAGGGTTCTACTTAGCCATAAGCAAAGGTCCcaccagcagaaaaaaagactttCAAACAATCTACTATActacccactttttttttggttaaaaacaTATTAGAAATTCTGCTCCTAATATACCTGTTGCCCACATTACAGTGGTATTTTAGGGCCCCCAAATTGGAGGAGTATAACTGTCTGTTGTCTGTGGTTTTATCTGAAAATCTTCTGAAAATCAGCTGTGAACAAAAGGCTCTGCCAACACTTTCAGTACATTTTTCATCTCGtcatttgtgtttctcattGGTAATATActctgaaactaagcaaacaaatgCAGAAGAGATAATCAACCTTCTGTATACACTGGCAACTGAAGCATCACACATTTTTAGATGTATTAGTGCTCAAACACTTGTCTGAAtgcatatatatgcatttatttttttaaaatctgatattgacttttttttttaatgtgaacattGATGAAGTCTCATAGAATTAGCTCCACAAGCATTCCAGAGACAGCTTCAAGTCAATACTGATCATCGAACCTGTAAACTCCAACGCAGACCCACTTGCCTGGTGGTATCACAACCTGAGTAGTTTTCCAGAAAGAAGTGGACAAGGGCATGGGTGCAATAATACCACATTGTACATTATGTACTATTATCCAACTCTAAATCACCATGGGGAAATACCTTTACCACAAAAGCCCTTACCTAGTGAGTTTTTCTAATGAGCCACCTCCTTAGCCCCCAAGGTCCCAGGCAATTGTGTGGTTTGGATTCTGTGAATAGTTTGATTTGAAGAACATAACAACAGGGCAATTTGCCAAATACCAAATACAGCAGCCTTAGACTTAAGAAAAAATGGCTAAAATTACAATAGTCAGAGATATTACATTTGCACAAATTTGCACTTGATGTCATGATTAATATTGTGAATGGATGAGGGTGGGTTGTGATAAGGGATGTTtctttttgagtgttttgtgccttaactacggtggccctgagtCAGGgcgctgcaaatatcacaacacagcacattcagaaaaaatgtgctgcaaatatcacaacacagcaCATTAAGAATAAACGTGCTGCAAAccccacaacacaacacattaataaaaatcacactgcaaatatcacaacacaacagaagtgTTTCCAGGGGACACTTGACACTGATGCACACAGGTCTCCACACCTGCAGGGAGGGGGATCTCTGTACAGTAAACATCTCGTGGGTAAGTTTATAATGTTAAAGTTACACAGGATGTAGATAATATCCATCGCTGCCGTATTTATGACTTCAAATTATGTTATTTTTGAACcgtttaaaataatttattatcttattttaaaaatCCTGTTGCCTGTCTGCTTGTTCCGGATGGTTTCAATGCATTTAACATGGCTTGAATGCAGTTGTTTACTGTAGAGAGGTCCCCC
This genomic interval carries:
- the LOC122781679 gene encoding sodium- and chloride-dependent betaine transporter-like, which codes for MTSVEDRGWWASKTEYILVVAGNMVGLGNVWRFPYLCYKNGGGAFLVPYCLFAAVVGIPLFLLESAMGQYTQEGCVTCWKKLLPLAKGIGYGQLVLRLYDFSYVIVQVWTLVYLFFSFTPQLPWASCDHAWNSANCVSLSSPNVSVNQTTSINNTNTTSASLEFWERRVLGMSGGIEELGSVRWELALALLFCWVCCYFSIWKGIRSTGKVVYFTATFPYAMLLILLIRGVTLPGAWDGIRYYLYPDFKHLVNLEVWIEAGSQICFSYSLASGLLIVLSSHNEYKNNCYKDCFWLCLLNSGTSFFAGFVIFSLLGFMAQKQRVTVDKVAESGPGLSFIVYSEATAMMPLPQFWSVCFFLMVFFLSVDTHFVTVECFITSLTDLFPRHLRGPGRYEVFLFLVCLFVFLIQLTLVTEGGIYVFLLIDYYGCTRAYHYFMILSESVALAWCFGSDQIMNSIEDMTGHRPSIFFHVCWKYILPVLSLTSFILYLVGYTHLKINDWYVYPDWAYTLGWAMTLSSILIGPLWAAGQCDGPSFVVLLQIEPGRREKRERKGRPLN